One genomic segment of Rhinolophus sinicus isolate RSC01 linkage group LG11, ASM3656204v1, whole genome shotgun sequence includes these proteins:
- the DPF1 gene encoding zinc finger protein neuro-d4 isoform X9 → MEKTHRGPGLAPGQIYTYPARCWRKKRRLNILEDPRLRPCEYKIDCEAPLKKEGGLPEGPVLEALLCAETGEKKIELKEEEAIMDCQKQQLLEFPHDLEVEDLEDDIPRRKNRAKGKAYGIGGLRKRQDTASLEDRDKPYVCDICGKRYKNRPGLSYHYTHTHLAEEEGEENAERHALPFHRKNNHKQFYKELAWVPEAQRKHTAKKAPDGTVIPNGYCDFCLGGSKKTGCPEDLISCADCGRSGHPSCLQFTVNMTAAVRTYRWQCIECKSCSLCGTSENDGASWAGLTPQDQLLFCDDCDRGYHMYCLSPPMAEPPEGSWSCHLCLRHLKEKASAYITLT, encoded by the exons ATGGAGAAGACCCACCGCGGGCCAG GTTTGGCTCCAGGACAGATCTACACATACCCTGCCCGCTGTTGGAGAAAGAAACGGCGACTCAACATTCTGGAGGACCCCAGACTCCGGCCCTGCGAGTACAAGATCG ACTGTGAGGCACCCCTGAAGAAGGAGGGTGGCCTCCCGGAAGGGCCGGTCCTTGAGGCTCTCCTGTGTGCTGAGACAGGAGAGAAGAAGATTGagctgaaggaggaggaggccaTTATGGACTGCCAG AAACAGCAGCTGCTGGAGTTTCCACATGATCTTGAAGTGGAAGATTTGGAGGATGACATTCCCAGGAGGAAAAACAGGGCCAAAGGAAAG GCATATGGCATCGGAGGTCTCCGGAAACGCCAGGACACCGCTTCTCTGGAGGACCGAGACAAGCCGTATGTCTGTGATA TCTGTGGGAAACGGTATAAGAACCGGCCTGGGCTCAGCTATCACTACACCCACACCCACCTGgctgaggaggagggggaagagaacGCCGAGCGCCACGCCCTGCCCTTCCACCGGAAAAACAACCATAAAC agttttaCAAAGAATTGGCCTGGGTCCCCGAGGCACAGAGGAAACACACAG CCAAGAAGGCACCTGACGGCACTGTCATCCCCAATGGCTACTGTGACTTCTGCCTGGGTGGCTCCAAGAAGACGGGGTGTCCTGAGGACCTCATCTCCTGTGCTGACTGTGGGCGATCAG GACACCCCTCGTGTTTACAGTTCACGGTGAACATGACTGCAGCCGTGCGGACCTACCGCTGGCAGTGCATTGAGTGCAAATCCTGCAGCCTGTGTGGTACCTCGGAGAACGAC GGTGCCAGCTGGGCAGGTCTCACCCCCCAGGACCAGCTGCTGTTCTGTGACGACTGCGACCGGGGTTACCACATGTACTGTCTGAGCCCCCCCATGGCAGAGCCCCCGGAAG GGAGCTGGAGTTGTCACCTTTGTCTTCGGCACCTGAAAGAGAAGGCCTCTGCCTACATCACCCTCACCTAG
- the DPF1 gene encoding zinc finger protein neuro-d4 isoform X10 — protein MEKTHRGPGLAPGQIYTYPARCWRKKRRLNILEDPRLRPCEYKIDCEAPLKKEGGLPEGPVLEALLCAETGEKKIELKEEEAIMDCQKQQLLEFPHDLEVEDLEDDIPRRKNRAKGKAYGIGGLRKRQDTASLEDRDKPYVCDICGKRYKNRPGLSYHYTHTHLAEEEGEENAERHALPFHRKNNHKQFYKELAWVPEAQRKHTAKKAPDGTVIPNGYCDFCLGGSKKTGCPEDLISCADCGRSGHPSCLQFTVNMTAAVRTYRWQCIECKSCSLCGTSENDDQLLFCDDCDRGYHMYCLSPPMAEPPEGSWSCHLCLRHLKEKASAYITLT, from the exons ATGGAGAAGACCCACCGCGGGCCAG GTTTGGCTCCAGGACAGATCTACACATACCCTGCCCGCTGTTGGAGAAAGAAACGGCGACTCAACATTCTGGAGGACCCCAGACTCCGGCCCTGCGAGTACAAGATCG ACTGTGAGGCACCCCTGAAGAAGGAGGGTGGCCTCCCGGAAGGGCCGGTCCTTGAGGCTCTCCTGTGTGCTGAGACAGGAGAGAAGAAGATTGagctgaaggaggaggaggccaTTATGGACTGCCAG AAACAGCAGCTGCTGGAGTTTCCACATGATCTTGAAGTGGAAGATTTGGAGGATGACATTCCCAGGAGGAAAAACAGGGCCAAAGGAAAG GCATATGGCATCGGAGGTCTCCGGAAACGCCAGGACACCGCTTCTCTGGAGGACCGAGACAAGCCGTATGTCTGTGATA TCTGTGGGAAACGGTATAAGAACCGGCCTGGGCTCAGCTATCACTACACCCACACCCACCTGgctgaggaggagggggaagagaacGCCGAGCGCCACGCCCTGCCCTTCCACCGGAAAAACAACCATAAAC agttttaCAAAGAATTGGCCTGGGTCCCCGAGGCACAGAGGAAACACACAG CCAAGAAGGCACCTGACGGCACTGTCATCCCCAATGGCTACTGTGACTTCTGCCTGGGTGGCTCCAAGAAGACGGGGTGTCCTGAGGACCTCATCTCCTGTGCTGACTGTGGGCGATCAG GACACCCCTCGTGTTTACAGTTCACGGTGAACATGACTGCAGCCGTGCGGACCTACCGCTGGCAGTGCATTGAGTGCAAATCCTGCAGCCTGTGTGGTACCTCGGAGAACGAC GACCAGCTGCTGTTCTGTGACGACTGCGACCGGGGTTACCACATGTACTGTCTGAGCCCCCCCATGGCAGAGCCCCCGGAAG GGAGCTGGAGTTGTCACCTTTGTCTTCGGCACCTGAAAGAGAAGGCCTCTGCCTACATCACCCTCACCTAG